A single genomic interval of Buchnera aphidicola str. Bp (Baizongia pistaciae) harbors:
- a CDS encoding 1-deoxy-D-xylulose-5-phosphate synthase N-terminal domain-containing protein: MLIILNDNSMSISKNVGVFTQTFI, translated from the coding sequence TTGCTTATAATATTAAATGACAATAGTATGTCTATTTCTAAAAATGTTGGTGTTTTTACACAAACATTTATTTAA
- a CDS encoding 1-deoxy-D-xylulose-5-phosphate synthase N-terminal domain-containing protein: MVALYYVSNTSFENLVWDMLDIKLISTKFWLNEEIAFKVFVKIAYMFFCKSKSEYDIFGVGHSFTSISTGIGLAVTSKKE; this comes from the coding sequence ATAGTAGCATTATATTATGTATCAAATACTTCTTTTGAAAATCTAGTATGGGATATGTTGGATATCAAATTGATTTCCACAAAATTTTGGCTAAATGAAGAGATAGCATTCAAAGTATTCGTAAAAATAGCTTACATGTTTTTTTGTAAAAGTAAAAGCGAATATGATATTTTTGGTGTAGGACATTCTTTTACGTCTATTAGTACAGGGATAGGATTAGCTGTTACATCAAAAAAAGAATAA